TATTAGTGCCTATTCCTAGGATCCTGAAGAGCCTGTGAGTACAACAATTCGCAACTTTAAACTCAGGAAATCAAGACAAAATCAAGACATATTGTTGAGGTCAGTTGGAGACTACTTATCCGAACTTCCCTACTTCCGGTCCCAGAGGTCCGTAACGCTTGGAGAGAAATAGGTGTATAATATGGAGTCGGTGAGCCATTTAAAACTCTATGGAGTGGTCGGTACGTTTCGTGAGTGATGAGATTCAAAGGGAAGCAGGTTTTCCTAGGAGGCCTGGTGTATAGgtagtgcatatattccattCCACAAAGCGAACGATGTACAAATTGTTATTCCTAAGTATATTGTACTCAACCGGACCAGACAGCTGGGCCAGGAGGCGTGTAGCTGGTGACTGGTGGCCAGTAAATGTTGATCAAGATCGAGGGGTCGGTGGCTAGATTTGGAGTTGATTAGATTTAATAAGTGCTTTTCGGTTTTGGACAAACCTGAGTAGGCGCCTGGGATCGAAACTTTGGACGGGTTGCCCGAACCACCTCCAGTGACATTGATTTGGGCACAGCTTATCTATATGAACCCCTGGGATCAGTAATCTGCATACACAAAGTGCGTAACAAATCGGAACTTACGTAGAATTGAGCACCACCAGTTGAGGATGCGCCTGTACACATAATACTTGCATTAGCGTTGGTTGACAAGAACTAGTAGAATATAACCAACCGTGCAAAGCAATGTGCTCGACGCGAAGAAGGTATTGACCCGCGGGGGTAGATGCGGGGATCTTGAACTTGAAGTTCTGTACGTCTGCGATACAATGAAGGATGAATGCCTGAGCTCAGAATGAGGATGGTAGTACGAACTGTCTGAAGGCCATTTCAGAGCACCAGTACTGAAGTCAGCACCAACTTGGTAGATCTTAAACCAGTTGGCGCCACTGCCGTCCCAAGTTGCAGCAGTTTGGCCCGATGGTACCTTTCCGAGGTAGACCAACAAGGACCAGGATGACTTAAAGCTGTATTTATTGATGGTTAGGTGGGCTATCGTGTATTGTCTCAGCCAAACATACGAATATCAGACTGGAAGCCGACGGTTGAACCAGCTGGAACCGTTGCAGTGGATGTCTTGCTTCCGGATGCAAGGCCACCGGCATTGCACCGAATGTCAGTCGAGGAAACATCAGTGAGCTACCAAAGTGGGGTGGATGTGAGCGCGTTTATTCAGACCAAAACGCGGGTGGCTTACCGGTGAGTTGATGTTTGTGTTAGCACGTACGTAGACGTACTCTCCGGTTACAGTACCCGCAGCGTCGATAAGTTTAGTGAAACGATAGTGAGCCagagctggctggatggcgGCAGCCGCAAGAGCAACGAGCGCAATGATAGACTTCATTCTGATTTTGGTCCGAAGCGTTGGATGGTGTTGGATACTGATCACTACGATAACATACTTTTATATGCGCAATAAAGGCGCATAGTCGGAGGTGTTGGTTTCGACGCGCATGATGCACTCCCAAGGTTACAACTCGTAATTGAGAGCATGTGATATGATTGCCGGAAATAACCCAAAGTTCGCCCGAATTGGCAGCCAATTCCGAGAATACCATACACACAGCTGTACGTTGCTTCACTTGCCGAACGAATCATAGACCAAAAACCGGTGTATTAGTCGGAGCAATTGAATTCCAAGTGTAAATAGAGTAGTCCTAGTAAATCCGGTAACCAGCCAATCGTCCGGGGTTTCTAGTCAGGCTTGCCTCTTCGACTCTCCCTATCAACGGTCGGTCAAAAGCCGAGAGATCCTAGTAGCAATATGTAATATAAACTGTCATGGAGTATAGAGGTTGGTATATGTCCGCGTTTGGAAAAGAAGCTTTCTTAGCAGTGCAGTCATATGGCCACCTTTCGTTACCTAGTGCCTGTATTTCATAGAAATGACCCACTAACAGAAGGTTCCCAATCAGCCGAAGTGAAGTTTCCTCTCGTCCAGTCACCCGAGTCTCCAAGGAATGACGAAACAGCACATAAGACGGGCTCATCGAGAAGTACAATCGCGACGACAGTTCTGGATTAAGCTCGGTAGAAAGTGGTCAACCCCCAGACTTGGAATGAAGCTTGATATGAAGAAGTATACGACTAGTGTGAACGGAAACAGGTGACACACTGGGTTCTGGAACACGATAAGAGATAACGCTATTTTGACCACCCCGGTTAACGACCCGATAGGTCTGCACTGTGTCGTTGTGGATCAACTGGACCTTTGATCATGAAAGTATGGATCAACCGAGACAATTTTGGATGAGATGGGCGAAATTAAAGCGATCCATCACGTTAGTTCAACGCCCGGGCTAAATGAATCCAGATAGCTGATGCATTTCCTTAAGCAAGGAGCTCAGCTCGCCTTGGTTCATTTCCAGCATGATAAAAATACAAGTCATTCGTAATCGAACCCAAATCTAAATAACGGCCCGCATTGCAGTCGCGAAACCCAACCCTCGATGGTCGACCTACGAAAGTACGCTTAGCTCTGTGCGTATCTAACAAAAACCAATCACCTCACCTGCTCTAGCGCTCTTGGCGCTGGTTTTTTACTATCTGGAGACCCGCGCCAACTTCATTTTGTGGCACGGGTGACTTGAGGGAGTCCAAGAATTGCCGCTCCTTCTGGCGATCCTTGGTTTCGATCTCGTCCCGTGAGGGTGCGAATACATCTGCATCCCCGTCATCAGCAAACACCATTCCGTCACGCTGGGCAGGTTCTTTGTGTCCGATCTTGCCACGGCGGTCTCGGGGCGTTGCTCCAAAGAGCATTCCGGCTGCACCTGTACCAGCTGAAGGGCCACCGAACCCAAGCGCAGGAGGGGGCGCGAAgcgttggtgaggttgtgcgCCTCCCGAATTTGAAAGTGCGCGAACGCGAAGGATTGCTCGCAAAAGATGTGTAACTCCTTCTTCTCCCGGGTTCATTGGAGATATCTGCGAGGACTGGGATAGCAAGATGGATCTCGACGACGCCGATGAAAGGACAAGAAGCCTGATGATATGTCAGTAGTATTCCAGAACAATAGGAATCGGAGGCTTACATTTGTTGGAGACGAGCAGACCTGTCACCTAATGAGGCACTGGCTTCCGGATCTTTCCCCATTGCTACGAGTTGATCATAGAGTTTTTGCCATATAGGGCATATTATCGAATCTCGAAATGATTGCAAAACTACATTGCGAACGTCGATTGTCGTACATCCGACAAGAGGGGCTACACCAGGAAGGTCATGTACCGGAGATCCAGGCGAGCCAGGACGAACGGTTTTTGGGTTCCGTGCAAGGTTTTGAAGTATTTTTTCGGTCTGTAGGGGAAGGAAAACCTAGTCTTTCATAAATTGACATGCATGCATAAACGTTGTGGGGAAACGTCACTTACTCCCTCAAGGTATGGGAGCACTTGGTCCCAGAAGAACCCCCATATTTGCACCACTCTAGTTAACAGCGTTTCCTCTTCCAGCCCCAGTAATTTCGCGTTGAGTGTGATCATACCCATGTTGGCCAACTCCTTAACGTCTTGCTCGAGTGCGGCAAGGGCGCGACTAGGGGCTCTGGATATTACTGCTTGGATATGCTGCTTGACAAGCGTGTTCAGTTCTTCTATAGGCAGCCTCAGGTTCTCCGAGTTGAAAAGAGGCAGGACATGAACATGGAGTTCCTGATACGGTGCCGTATCCGAGGTCGTCGAATTAAGCATGGAACCACCTCCAGCTATGCTTGACAACGGCTGGCTACTCAAGGGTAACGAGAGAGTGGACGTATTTGCACTGGGTACTGCACCGAGTCGGTCCATCTCGCGCACGAGAAGCTTGGGGTCATAAGCACCCCTGGCCTTGACGGGAGATGCTCGAGCAGCATTCATTGGGGAGGAAGATACCGAACCAGAAGCTGGATCTCGAGGTGTGCCGCCCTGTGAACGGGACATTCCGATACTATGGGCAACAAAAAGGGAGGATGTGCCGGTACTAGAGGTACCAGAGCGTTGTGGAGGCGGAGTCGGCCTTATTCGCTGATCAGATGACGATGATATTGAGCCTCCGGCGCCAGTAGTGTTTTCCTGGACAGGCGAGGGCACGTGTACAGCAAGGGGACGAGGAGGAGGTCGCGGAGTGGGTGCCGTGCCGTCCGAGTTAGATCTGCGTCTTTCGGAATCGAAAAACGGCAGAGGGGACTCTGGACGTGAGTCGTGCGAGCGGCGAGGGGGCAATGGCGACGCGGCCCTGGGGTTGGATATGGGCGGGGCATCTCGACGAGACTTGAGCATAATTGATTTATATGTTTTCGCTAGATATCGGGAAGTCGCACTGGGTTGCCAAGAATAATGAACTAGGAAGGTTGTCCTGCCGCGTGTAAGTGTCGAAACTCAACCAAATCGAGTAAAACAGCAGTAGTTCGCACAGTGATCGGCTTGTTTGGTCTGgtagaaaagaaaaagataGACCTAGGATAACTTATGCCGGCAATAGTCGGAAAACCCGCAATTAGCTGTTGGTGGCCAAGTGATCGACGAGACGGGAAGCATGTGGTGATACGGGGTTTAGGTAACATGTATGTAAATCAAATTATACCCGTCCCTCTCATGCTCCCAAATCTTCACATCTACCAGAGTATCCGCTCTTTACATCCCTTTATCCGTCAAATACGCCCTTCAAAATACTTGCTATTGAAACGTCCGCAGATGACACAGGTGTGGCAATCGTAGATGGAACCAAGATATTGGCCAATATTGTAGAGAAACAACATGCCGAGTAAATTTCAAGTATCTCATATGCTCGTGgtacctttttttttttattctgTTATTTTTCCCCCTCGATACAGTCATGCCGAATTTCGAGGAATTCACCCACAAGTCGCCATCAAAGCTCACACTAAAAATTGGTATGACGTACCAAGTCTGAAATGTAGGTCAATTAATTGACTTCATGTCGAGCCCTTGGCATTGTCAAAGGCCTTAGAAGAAAGCAAAACCCAGATGACTTCTATAGATGGAATTGCCTTCACTAGGGGTCCTGGTATGCCGGGGTGTCTTTCTGTCGGAGCCATCACAGCCCGATCTTTGGCGGCACAACTAAACAAGCCATTGGTTGGTGTGCACCACATGGCAAGTGGCTAAAATGTTCACATAAAGCGATATACATATTGAAGATGTTCCAGCAAGCGCATGCCCTCACTGCACTCTATACATCTCAACCAGCACCAGAGTTCCCCTTTTTGACACTCTTGGTATCCGGTGGACACACCTTGCTCTTGCTTGCGCGCTCTAGATCCCATTTTACCATCTTGGCCACAACGGGCGACGAAAGTGTTGGAAATGCATTCGATAGAGTAGCCAGACTGCTCGACATCCCTTGGTCAAATGAACATAGCGCGGGAGCATCCTTGGAGCGATTTGCTGAACAGGCCTCGAGCTCGACTGTTTCTTTTAGTATTCCATCTCCCGCAAAGCTGGTGTTCAGTTACTCGGGTCTCATCTCTGCAGTCCGATCGCATATCCTCAAACGGTCCGATCCCAAGATGGTGGTAAAACTTCCCGACCTACCTCCCAATTCGAGTATGAAGCATCCACCGACCCCGGAACGTGAGCTCGTGCGAGAGCGACTGCGATTGACCGTGGCGCAAATGTCACTAGATGAAAGGCGAGACATTGCCGCCTCGTTTCAAAAAGCTGCGATCGGGCAGTTGGAAGAGAAATTGAAACTGGGGTTAAAGCAGTGTGTACGATTGGGAGTGAACCCTGGATCCATAGTTGTCAGCGGAGGAGTTGCTAGTAATTCGTACTTGAGGTCTAGGTAAGTATATAACAATGCACGCATATAGGGGATTCATTTGGTGTACACACAGGTTGAGCAGTGTAGTGGAAATGTCGGGGGTGGCATCCGGTGTTACTTTAGTTTTTCCGCCGCCCCATCTTTGCACAGGCAAGTCGAtcccaaccaatcaatgCGAAAGCTCTAAGCTCTTGATCTTAATAATATAGACAATGCCGTTATGATTGCATGGACAGCTCTTGAGAGCTTCCTTTCAGAGGATCACGATAGCCTTGATATTCAAATTCGACCTGTATGGAGTATAGAGGATCTTAAACATGAACTTTCATAGTTCGGGTCACAAAAGCATCAAGTCCTATAAAACACAAAAAGAAGTTCAAACCGTTCTCCAAACTCAAACGAGTGGACACGCAGCATACACAGTGAAAACGCAATCTTGGGTTGCGTGCATATCAGTTTTAGCGCCATAGAGCATACATAGACATGCATGAAAGTACAGAGCGAGACACAAGGAGGACACACCAACGAAAATAATCAAACATTtactcctcctcctcttcctcgcctgcctcctcttcctcttcctcctcctcttttGCGGCCTCCACGACAGCAGTGGCAATGCGGTCAAGATCACGCATACCATCCTGGGAGATTCGGCGTCCACCATCGGGACCGAGCTCAAGAACACCGATCTTCTCTAGCGCTTGGCAAACCTATGTAAAAGTCAGAATAAATAAGAATAGTGCAGTTACTTATACCGACCTTGCGCTGGACGTTGGTGCTACCATCACCGTGGTGTGATGGGCGGTTGCCCCTACGCTTTCGGCCACCATGAAGCTTGGCAAGTTGACCAATACCAACGTGCTTTCGGAGGTAGATGTGTCGGGCAACGGCAGCTAAATCGGACTATAAGCATATTTCACAAAATAACGATGCATTTTAAACACACCGGAACGGACGTAGAACCAGTCTGGGTCATAAGGGGCAAGCTCCTTGTACGCGCCGGTCTTAACGAGATCTACCCAGATAGGGACCTCGAGCTTGCCTGAGCGCTTGAGGTGGGACGCGTAGGCGGTGATGAATGCGTCGGCGCTGTAATTATGTGGCACAATTAGTCACTGGACTTGATGTATCGTACCCAATAGCCAGCCGATCTCCCACCCCGACCCAAATATTCTAAATATCCCACACCACGAACGAATATAACTACACACCTGATGTCTCGTACACCCGGCATGATTTGGGACTGTTTTATTTGTCGAGGAAGGGTAACGCGGCGACGGCGACAATGTCAGTACTCGGATGCAAATTCTGGGTTCCGGAAAACATCGGGTCAGTGAGAGTGGCAATTTGGTACTTGATAGCCCCAATTTCAAACCTGGCGCTTGAGCTACTATTCGAGGTTTCCTTTCTCTAGTTTACCTCGATCATATACATATGAAACGATTTTGTACCTGTTCAATCTTTGGACTCCAGAGAATCTGACCAGCCCACTTGGAATTTCTGGTGATAATGATGAATACCTCGTTTGCATGTCACTACTGGTGGCCCAATGATCTCCACCCTACACATTGTGTTCCAGCCGACGCCTCCGACTATTTAGCTGGAATTTAACTAAGCTCGAGCAAAATGATTGAATATTCCCCTTCTCGATATATGTTCTCTCTGTGCGATCGCAACTGGGGCACTGACGTCACTAAGTCAGAACGGCAGGTTGAACACGATCCATAGCACCCCGCCATCCGCCTCTTGACCACCGCAACGGAACCTGCTGCTGACAAGTGAGTCCCGAGTTCAAAATATATAACTTGGCTGTCTTGACATAGACTCCCAGTATCTTATCATGAGCTCGGAACAAGCGCCGCTTTTGCATCAAAGCACCGTCCATCGGCTCGGCCCTCATCCCATTCGCTTTCCCTCTGGTGGCAGCAAAAAGGTTCCACATGAGCCACAAATGCCTCCACACGACGAGGAAGCGGCCAGGACTTCCCTACCGCCAACATACAAATCCGGACTTCCTAAAATCACTAGAGAATGCCTGGTCTCGGAATGTATATGCTATGGTAAATACATTCTTGCCGTTTTGGTAGTGTTTGGGGTTGGGGGTGTGTTTGTCGGGTTGTGGGTTTCAGGGAGACTCTAGAGCCTGCTAGGGCCAATGAATGATATAGAGAGGACCTTACCATATCTGGTTCACATCTTACACGACGATGCAGAATTCCCGGTCGGCTCAAAATTACAAAGTCCATGTTGACAGCACCAATATCTTATGTAAGAATAAAATTAGGAGTTTGGCCTCACGCTGAGTCATAATCCCCGCCCTGGGTCCTGTGGCAAGCCTTGACCAGTAGCTAGAGCCAACATATTGGTCTGTACGCATTATCCCTTAGGTTTTTTACGCCTCCATCTATCACCTATAGCTTCTAAGCTGAATGTAAGATAGGAAATGCTAGTGGTATTCTATACCTAGAATCATGTCAATTCGCGATACGTTCCGCAAGTTCAAATCCGACACGAAATCACGCATTTTCAGAACCAATGGCGGAGGAAATCCCATAGATACCGAAGCGGGTTCACCTGGAGAAATATTGACACCAAACACTTCTAAAAATTGGACTTGCCTCAAATCGTTTATCAGAGCCCTGGAACAAGCCACAAAGTCATTCCCACAGCTTCAGGCCATCATAACTGAACTTTCAGAGTGTATTGATAAGTATGATGTGAGTTTGCAAAGCTTGGATTTGACCCAGTTAATCACCAGAGCCACAGAATGTCCTGCGTGAAAATAAAGAATACGAAATGTTACACCGCGAGTTAGAGGAGCTATTCCAAACACTGCAACATCACTACTGTCGGGATACCCCACCAGCGATTACGACAGCAGTAGAGCTCCTGTGCAAGTGAGGATATTGTTCTAAAAACGGAAGCATCGTACTGAGCAGATCTCAAGATTCATCCGAGCTGAAATTGCAAGCATACGCAAACTACAGGATAGGGGAAAGCCGCAGGAATATTTCCGGGTAGGGAATGTGCTAGACGGAACGATAATACACTATCGTAAAATTCAAGGCTACCTCCAGCGTATTTCGGTAAGTGCTAACCCCATCTGTTCTGCGTAGAGTTCCTACTAAAGGGCAGTCTGGCGCAGCTCAACGCAAACATATCTATCTGGCGGATTGTCGACGAGATTGCTACGGTACGATATCATGCCATCCCAGAAGCAGTGCCCAATAAAATTATCTTAGGAAACTCGGTTGAGAAACCTATTACCGTCATTATCAGCCTGCTACAATTCTGCCCAATCAGTCGAACTCAAACGCGGGCCTTGTACGGAAGGCACACGCGTTGACCTACTCAGCCAGATACTCGATTGGGTTGAAAACTCTTGTTTAAGCTCTATCTACTGGATCAACGGTATGGCCGGAACAGGCAAAACGACTATCTCATACAGCCTATGCGAAAACCTTGATGCTAATCGCCAACTCGCTGCTAGCTTCTTCTGCTCTCGGGTGCTACCGGAATGTCGAAACGTGAATCTTATTATTCCTACGATTGCTTACCAGCTTGCACGCGCTTCTTATCCTTTCCGATTTGCCCTTTCAAGAGTACTCGAAAAGGACCCAGATGTCCATACACGCTTACCGCACCTCCAGTTTGATGCTTTGATATCCAAGCCCTTACTTGATGTGGAAGAATCGCTGCCTGAAAACCTGGTGGTAGTCATTGACGCGTTAGACGAGTGCGAGGACAAAGAGAGCACGAACATAATACTGGATGTGATGTTCACCAAGTCGGCGGATCTCCCAATTAAGTTCATCGTATCTAGTCGACCAGAGCCAGAAATACGGGATGGAATGGCGAAACAAAGCAACCGGGCCCAATCAAGAGTAGTGCTGCACGAACTAGATAAACTTGTGGTAGAAACGGACATCGAAAAGTACCTAAGGGTAGCTCTAGCTCAGATACATCCGACCGAGGAGCAGATAATAGCGCTGGTCAAGAGGGCGGGCATCTTGTTTATCTATGCTGCTACAGTAGTGCGGTATGTCGGTTACGATAGGTTCAGTCGAAGTCCTCGTACGCGGCTCATTAACGTGCTGGAATCATCAAGTGTATCAGAGAATAAACATAAAGAGATTGACGATCTGTACACGATCATACTTCGAGCGGCGCTTGATGATCCAAAGTCTGATGAGGGCGAGAGAGAAGACATACGTCAAGTGCTTCATTCAGTCATATGCGCTCAAGAACCGCTGGGCGTGAGCGGCCTATCCAAACTGTTGAAGATCAACGATCTCGATCGGGTGCGCGCTGCCCTACGGCCCCTATGGTCGGTGCTACATATCTCTGGGTCGGCTGAGTTGGTGACCACGCTATATGCATCATTTTCTGACTATTTATTTGATTCGTTCCGTTCGAAGCAATATTACTGCGACTCGGGAACTCATAACAGGACTATGGCTATGTGTTGCTTCGGTCTCTATAGGGATATAAGTCCTCAGTTCAATATTGGTGGGCTGAGATCATCATACGTACCCGATAACGAAGTGGAAGACATCGAAGAGAAAGTGCAGAACGTCATATCACCCGAATTGTCCTATGTATCCCGGTACTGGGCTGTGCATTTGCACTCTGCCGTAGGATCTGCCGATCTTATGTCAGAGTTGGAAGAATTTTTATCAATGCGATTGCTGCTTTGGATGGAAGTGATGAACCTTAAGAAATATACTGGACAGATGTCAAAGTCTATACGGCTGGTGGAAACCTGGGGTGCGGTGGGTTTTATTAGGTTCGTTAATAGCTGTATTATTAATATCTCGGTCTAGGAACGGCCAACAGGCTTAAAAACACTTATACATGATGCCTGGCGCTTCACCTCAACCTTCGCGCGAGGTACGATATGTGAAAGTACCCCTCATATTTACACGTCGATGCTTCCATTCTGGCCAGCCGAAAGTCCTATTTCCAAATCCTATGCAAAGTACACAAACAGAATGGTTCAAATTGAAGGGACAGCAACTAAACAACGACAGTATGCGCATTTAGCAACCTGGACCTGGCCCATAGGTGGAATATCCTCATTGGCGTTCTCCCCTGACGGAAATCAGATTGCTGTAGCTATCGGCACCGAGTTACTGTTGTTAGATTCATCAACTGGTCGGAAAATGCTCCCTCCTTTTGAAGGCCATACTCATTCTCTGTACTCTATTCAATTCTCGCCGGATGGTGCGCGTATAGTTGCTATTTCAGTCATAGGGGTCATTTATGTATGGGGTTCCCGGGATGGGAAGCTAGAACTCGGGCCCTTGTATGGACATCCATCAGGTTTTCAAACCTCCGCAACTATCGGTTTCTCACCCGATAGTAGTCGCATTATTTGTGGCTCATCAGAGGGCATTTCCGTATGGAACTCCCGTAACGGCGAGTGCATAGCAGTCGCATCTTCGGAGCACAGGTACTCCTCGATAAAACTCTCAGCCGGAGGAGGTTTTTTAGTATCATCCAACCCCGAGAATATCCTAATACACGACACTCAGAAAGGGCATGTGTCTAGAACGCTTGGTCCCGACCACGGGACACATTTTCTTTCCGTTGATATCTCTTCTGATGGCACTCTTATTGCATATGTATCCCTTGGTGGTATACACATCTGGAACTGTGAGGCTGGACGAGTTGTATTGGGCCCGCTCACAGCTCCGTACACTAGTACCAAGGCTATCCCCAAGCTAGTCACATTCTCACCTGGTGGGAACTACGTAGCCGCTGGATTATCAAGTGGTACCATATGCATATGGGATACTGGGAGTGGTGACTTGGTGCTTGGCCCCCTGGAAGGGCACACCAGACACATCACATCAATTGATTTTTCGCCAGATCGCAGTTGTCTCATTTCCGGATCAAGAGACATGCCACTCCGCTTGTGGGATATTCAATCGATCAACACAACTCCTAACCCCTGTCCGGGACATACGGACTCAGTCACATCGGTCAAATTTTCGCCTGATAGTACTCGTATTATTTCTCAGTCGAAGGCTGGAAGTATATATGTGTGGGACTCTGAAACAGGAGGGATGACTATGGGTCCTCTATCGATTAGTGGTATTTCCGAAAGTCGGGTTGCATTCTCGCCCGATGCCACTCGTTTTCTCTGCACTACGGAGCATGGCATTACACTGATGAGTACCTATACCGGCGAAATCATTATCAACCTACCCCGGAAGCACCGATACTACTTTGGCTCGGCGCCCTTCTCTCCAGATGGTGCATACGTCGTTGTCGAATGTTTCTTGAGTGATTTCATCCAAATAATGGCTGTCGAAACGGCCCAAACTCTTGCGACTATTCATCTACCATCGGTCAACGGCCAACGTGGTTCTGTGGGCTCCGTAGTGTTTTCCCCCGATGGTACCAAAATCGCCATCGGCTCAGGGTCTCCCAATCTCCTTATTTACGATATGCGCAACGGACGTTTAACACATGGACCGTTTCTTGCAGATACCTATCGCTCGCATTTATTTAGTTTCTCGCCCGACGGTACTCGATTAGCCTACAGAACCGATTATGAATATGGGCCAGACTTTTTGATAATAAAGGACTTACAAAGCGGAGAAACATTGCTAGGGCCACTGGAGGCAGGCGACCAGCGAAGCGGGGTTAATCTGATTGAATTCTCCCCGACGGATCTCGCATCCTTACAAGCGGTTCCAATAGTATAAGCCTCTGGGATTCTCACGGAGGTCAATTGCTATTTGGTCCTGTTAGATGGCATATCGACTCCATAACCTCAATAAGCTTCTCCCCGGATAGTACGCGAATCCTCTCTGGCTCGGAGGACAAGACGATTCGGGTGACCGA
The window above is part of the Rhizoctonia solani chromosome 7, complete sequence genome. Proteins encoded here:
- a CDS encoding ribosomal protein S19e, producing the protein MPGVRDISADAFITAYASHLKRSGKLEVPIWVDLVKTGAYKELAPYDPDWFYVRSAAVARHIYLRKHVGIGQLAKLHGGRKRRGNRPSHHGDGSTNVQRKVCQALEKIGVLELGPDGGRRISQDGMRDLDRIATAVVEAAKEEEEEEEEAGEEEEEE
- a CDS encoding glycoprotease/Kae1 family metallohydrolase — protein: MPGCLSVGAITARSLAAQLNKPLMFQQAHALTALYTSQPAPEFPFLTLLVSGGHTLLLLARSRSHFTILATTGDESVGNAFDRVARLLDIPWSNEHSAGASLERFAEQASSSTVSFSIPSPAKLVFSYSGLISAVRSHILKRSDPKMVVKLPDLPPNSSMKHPPTPERELVRERLRLTVAQMSLDERRDIAASFQKAAIGQLEEKLKLGLKQCVRLGVNPGSIVVSGGVASNSYLRSRLSSVVEMSGVASGVTLVFPPPHLCTGKSIPTNQCESSKLLILII
- a CDS encoding peptidase C14; this translates as MSIRDTFRKFKSDTKSRIFRTNGGGNPIDTEAGSPGEILTPNTSKNWTCLKSFIRALEQATKSFPQLQAIITELSECIDKYDNVLRENKEYEMLHRELEELFQTLQHHYCRDTPPAITTAVELLCKFIRAEIASIRKLQDRGKPQEYFRVGNVLDGTIIHYRKIQGYLQRISLNANISIWRIVDEIATETRLRNLLPSLSACYNSAQSVELKRGPCTEGTRVDLLSQILDWVENSCLSSIYWINGMAGTGKTTISYSLCENLDANRQLAASFFCSRVLPECRNVNLIIPTIAYQLARASYPFRFALSRVLEKDPDVHTRLPHLQFDALISKPLLDVEESLPENLVVVIDALDECEDKESTNIILDVMFTKSADLPIKFIVSSRPEPEIRDGMAKQSNRAQSRVVLHELDKLVVETDIEKYLRVALAQIHPTEEQIIALVKRAGILFIYAATVVRYVGYDRFSRSPRTRLINVLESSSVSENKHKEIDDLYTIILRAALDDPKSDEGEREDIRQVLHSVICAQEPLGVSGLSKLLKINDLDRVRAALRPLWSVLHISGSAELVTTLYASFSDYLFDSFRSKQYYCDSGTHNRTMAMCCFGLYRDISPQFNIGGLRSSYVPDNEVEDIEEKVQNVISPELSYVSRYWAVHLHSAVGSADLMSELEEFLSMRLLLWMEVMNLKKYTGQMSKSIRLVETWGAERPTGLKTLIHDAWRFTSTFARGTICESTPHIYTSMLPFWPAESPISKSYAKYTNRMVQIEGTATKQRQYAHLATWTWPIGGISSLAFSPDGNQIAVAIGTELLLLDSSTGRKMLPPFEGHTHSLYSIQFSPDGARIVAISVIGVIYVWGSRDGKLELGPLYGHPSGFQTSATIGFSPDSSRIICGSSEGISVWNSRNGECIAVASSEHRYSSIKLSAGGGFLVSSNPENILIHDTQKGHVSRTLGPDHGTHFLSVDISSDGTLIAYVSLGGIHIWNCEAGRVVLGPLTAPYTSTKAIPKLVTFSPGGNYVAAGLSSGTICIWDTGSGDLVLGPLEGHTRHITSIDFSPDRSCLISGSRDMPLRLWDIQSINTTPNPCPGHTDSVTSVKFSPDSTRIISQSKAGSIYVWDSETGGMTMGPLSISGISESRVAFSPDATRFLCTTEHGITLMSTYTGEIIINLPRKHRYYFGSAPFSPDGAYVVVECFLSDFIQIMAVETAQTLATIHLPSVNGQRGSVGSVVFSPDGTKIAIGSGSPNLLIYDMRNGRLTHGPFLADTYRSHLFSFSPDGTRLAYRTDYEYGPDFLIIKDLQSGETLLGPLEAGDQRSGVNLIEFSPTDLASLQAVPIV
- a CDS encoding HbrB domain protein; protein product: MLKSRRDAPPISNPRAASPLPPRRSHDSRPESPLPFFDSERRRSNSDGTAPTPRPPPRPLAVHVPSPVQENTTGAGGSISSSSDQRIRPTPPPQRSGTSSTGTSSLFVAHSIGMSRSQGGTPRDPASGSVSSSPMNAARASPVKARGAYDPKLLVREMDRLGAVPSANTSTLSLPLSSQPLSSIAGGGSMLNSTTSDTAPYQELHVHVLPLFNSENLRLPIEELNTLVKQHIQAVISRAPSRALAALEQDVKELANMGMITLNAKLLGLEEETLLTRVVQIWGFFWDQVLPYLEGVFLPLQTEKILQNLARNPKTVRPGSPGSPVHDLPGVAPLVGCTTIDVRNVVLQSFRDSIICPIWQKLYDQLVAMGKDPEASASLGDRSARLQQMLLVLSSASSRSILLSQSSQISPMNPGEEGVTHLLRAILRVRALSNSGGAQPHQRFAPPPALGFGGPSAGTGAAGMLFGATPRDRRGKIGHKEPAQRDGMVFADDGDADVFAPSRDEIETKDRQKERQFLDSLKSPVPQNEVGAGLQIVKNQRQER
- a CDS encoding glycoside hydrolase family 61 protein, with the protein product MKSIIALVALAAAAIQPALAHYRFTKLIDAAGTVTGEYVYVRANTNINSPLTDVSSTDIRCNAGGLASGSKTSTATVPAGSTVGFHFKSSWSLLVYLGKVPSGQTAATWDGSGANWFKIYQVGADFSTGALKWPSDNVQNFKFKIPASTPAGQYLLRVEHIALHGASSTGGAQFYISCAQINVTGGGSGNPSKVSIPGAYSATDPSILINIYWPPVTSYTPPGPAVWSG